Proteins co-encoded in one Sulfurovum xiamenensis genomic window:
- the rplS gene encoding 50S ribosomal protein L19, giving the protein MRNKYIESFEQAQVENKNIPEFRAGDTVRVAVRIKEGEKTRVQNYEGLCIAIRGQGTGRTFNVRKMGANSVGVERIFPIYSDSIESIEVLRRGRVRRAKLFYLRELKGKAARIKELRRK; this is encoded by the coding sequence ATGAGAAATAAATACATTGAAAGCTTCGAGCAAGCACAAGTTGAAAACAAAAATATTCCAGAATTCAGAGCAGGTGATACAGTAAGAGTAGCTGTAAGAATTAAGGAAGGTGAAAAGACAAGAGTACAGAACTACGAAGGTCTTTGTATCGCGATCAGAGGTCAAGGAACTGGTAGAACGTTCAACGTAAGAAAAATGGGTGCGAACTCTGTGGGTGTTGAGAGAATCTTCCCAATTTACTCAGACTCTATCGAGAGTATCGAAGTACTTAGAAGAGGTAGAGTTAGAAGAGCTAAGTTGTTCTATCTTAGAGAGCTTAAAGGTAAAGCAGCAAGAATTAAAGAGCTTAGAAGAAAGTAA